The Gallus gallus isolate bGalGal1 chromosome 28, bGalGal1.mat.broiler.GRCg7b, whole genome shotgun sequence genome has a segment encoding these proteins:
- the MEF2B gene encoding myocyte-specific enhancer factor 2B isoform X1 yields MGRKKIQISRILDQRNRQVTFTKRKFGLMKKAYELSVLCDCEIALIIFNSTNRLFQYASTDMDKVLLKYTEYSEPHESRTNSDILETLKRKGLGLESHELELEEGLDPGEKLRQMNEGMDLTVARPRFYSPVPLPEVPYGSSPSSSSDGALGSASSSPQSQGRPPAFKPTAPKPSGRSPGPMPPGIGYPLFPAGSLNRALATKTPPPLYLGADGQRRSGGSTARPLYSGLQTLNPVLASGSASIPSHSLTGFPFLAPAQAAEFGAGEAPPPPGFLQPGPPAPWQPPRDMAALGASSRIVPTEDLAPGSSPQPHAISIKSERVSPGLGCPSGAPQPSQGSLTSLSEAPQGAADLQPRDDYSKGYPYPPPPPRPLAEEQRATAAVPVPARRAQAEDAWQR; encoded by the exons ATGGGCCggaaaaaaatccagatcaGCCGAATATTGGATCAGCGGAACCGGCAG GTGACCTTCACCAAGCGGAAATTCGGGCTGATGAAGAAGGCGTATGAGCTGAGCGTGCTGTGCGACTGCGAGATCGCCCTCATCATCTTCAACAGCACCAACCGCCTCTTCCAGTACGCCAGCACCGACATGGACAAAGTGCTGCTCAAATACACGGAGTACAGCGAACCCCACGAGAGCCGCACCAACTCCGACATCCTCGAG ACGCTGAAGCGCAAAGGGTTGGGGCTGGAGAGCCACGAGCTGGAGCTGGAAGAGGGGCTGGATCCTGGTGAGAAGCTGCGGCAGATGAATGAGGGCATGGATCTGACGGTGGCACGGCCCCGCTTTTAT AGCCCGGTGCCGCTGCCCGAGGTCCCCTATGGCAGCTCCCCGTCGAGCAGCAgtgatggagccctgggcagcgCCAGCAGCTCCCCGCAGAGCCAGGGCCGCCCGCCCGCCTTCAAACCCACAGCGCCGAAGCCATCGGGACGCTCACCAGGACCGATGCCCCCAG GTATTGGCTACCCCCTGTTCCCCGCTGGCAGCCTGAACCGAGCCTTGGCAACCAAGACCCCACCACCGCTGTACCTGGGAGCCGATGGGCAGCGCCGGAGCggaggcagcactgca CGGCCACTGTACTCTGGTCTGCAGACCTTGAACCCAGTGCTCGCCTCAGGCAGCGCCAGCATTCCCAGCCACAGCCTCACTGGTTTCCCCTTCCTCGCTCCGGCACAAGCAG CAGAGTTCGGGGCTGGCGAGGCCCCACCACCTCCTGGCTTCCTGCAGCCTGGCCCTCCAGCTCCATGGCAGCCCCCGCGGGACATGGCAGCACTAGG ggccagcagcaggatCGTCCCCACCGAGGACCTGGCCCCCGGCagctccccgcagccccacgcCATCAGCATCAAGTCAGAGCGGGTGTCCCCAGGGCTCGGCTGCCCCTCAggtgccccacagccctctcagggcagcctgacCTCCCTGAGCGAAGCCCCCCAAGGCGCTGCAGACCTCCAGCCACGGGATGACTACTCCAAGGGCTACCCCTaccccccgcccccgccccggccGCTGGCGGAGGAGCAGAGGGCCACTGCCGCCGTCCCGGTCCCCGCGCGGCGGGCGCAGGCTGAGGATGCGTGGCAGAGATAG
- the MEF2B gene encoding myocyte-specific enhancer factor 2B isoform X2 — MGRKKIQISRILDQRNRQVTFTKRKFGLMKKAYELSVLCDCEIALIIFNSTNRLFQYASTDMDKVLLKYTEYSEPHESRTNSDILETLKRKGLGLESHELELEEGLDPGEKLRQMNEGMDLTVARPRFYSPVPLPEVPYGSSPSSSSDGALGSASSSPQSQGRPPAFKPTAPKPSGRSPGPMPPGIGYPLFPAGSLNRALATKTPPPLYLGADGQRRSGGSTARPLYSGLQTLNPVLASGSASIPSHSLTGFPFLAPAQAEFGAGEAPPPPGFLQPGPPAPWQPPRDMAALGASSRIVPTEDLAPGSSPQPHAISIKSERVSPGLGCPSGAPQPSQGSLTSLSEAPQGAADLQPRDDYSKGYPYPPPPPRPLAEEQRATAAVPVPARRAQAEDAWQR; from the exons ATGGGCCggaaaaaaatccagatcaGCCGAATATTGGATCAGCGGAACCGGCAG GTGACCTTCACCAAGCGGAAATTCGGGCTGATGAAGAAGGCGTATGAGCTGAGCGTGCTGTGCGACTGCGAGATCGCCCTCATCATCTTCAACAGCACCAACCGCCTCTTCCAGTACGCCAGCACCGACATGGACAAAGTGCTGCTCAAATACACGGAGTACAGCGAACCCCACGAGAGCCGCACCAACTCCGACATCCTCGAG ACGCTGAAGCGCAAAGGGTTGGGGCTGGAGAGCCACGAGCTGGAGCTGGAAGAGGGGCTGGATCCTGGTGAGAAGCTGCGGCAGATGAATGAGGGCATGGATCTGACGGTGGCACGGCCCCGCTTTTAT AGCCCGGTGCCGCTGCCCGAGGTCCCCTATGGCAGCTCCCCGTCGAGCAGCAgtgatggagccctgggcagcgCCAGCAGCTCCCCGCAGAGCCAGGGCCGCCCGCCCGCCTTCAAACCCACAGCGCCGAAGCCATCGGGACGCTCACCAGGACCGATGCCCCCAG GTATTGGCTACCCCCTGTTCCCCGCTGGCAGCCTGAACCGAGCCTTGGCAACCAAGACCCCACCACCGCTGTACCTGGGAGCCGATGGGCAGCGCCGGAGCggaggcagcactgca CGGCCACTGTACTCTGGTCTGCAGACCTTGAACCCAGTGCTCGCCTCAGGCAGCGCCAGCATTCCCAGCCACAGCCTCACTGGTTTCCCCTTCCTCGCTCCGGCACAAGCAG AGTTCGGGGCTGGCGAGGCCCCACCACCTCCTGGCTTCCTGCAGCCTGGCCCTCCAGCTCCATGGCAGCCCCCGCGGGACATGGCAGCACTAGG ggccagcagcaggatCGTCCCCACCGAGGACCTGGCCCCCGGCagctccccgcagccccacgcCATCAGCATCAAGTCAGAGCGGGTGTCCCCAGGGCTCGGCTGCCCCTCAggtgccccacagccctctcagggcagcctgacCTCCCTGAGCGAAGCCCCCCAAGGCGCTGCAGACCTCCAGCCACGGGATGACTACTCCAAGGGCTACCCCTaccccccgcccccgccccggccGCTGGCGGAGGAGCAGAGGGCCACTGCCGCCGTCCCGGTCCCCGCGCGGCGGGCGCAGGCTGAGGATGCGTGGCAGAGATAG
- the LOC107055364 gene encoding uncharacterized protein LOC107055364 isoform X3 translates to MATRWHGRNARKCQGEVRSSAARDPPARTGEEKSPHRSHQPHPTAATAGNRTGEQRGQRGDDPMAAPSESMGRCALQGPGAVGSRPQFWAWLQGMGIAAAPLRDSITGQHPYSTRDAPEPPGCGTGLC, encoded by the exons ATGGCAACCCGCTGGCATGGAAGGAACGCCAGGAAATGTCAGGGCGAG gTGAGATCGTCTGCAGCGCGGGACCCGCCCGCCCGCACAGGAG AGGAGAAATCCCCTCATCGCTCCCATCAGCCCCATCCAACAGCAGCCACCGCAGGCAACAGGACAGGGGAGCAGCGGGGACAGCGAGGGGACGACCCCATGGCAGCACCCTCAGAATCCATGGGGAGATGTGCCCTGCAAGGACCTGGTGCTGTGGGTTCGCGGCCACAATTCTGGGCATGGCTCCAGGGGATGGGAATTGCAGCTGCACCCCTGCGTGACTCAATCACGGGACAGCACCCATACTCCACCAGGGATGCTCCAGAGCCTCCTGGATGCG
- the LOC107055364 gene encoding translation initiation factor IF-2 isoform X2: MATGSVGTMPGGAELLGLQDTSTTASATPGPAPPGLWENAWLVGGVGGWHQTWGKSLPRGPPRPLPALRAEPVPVCAANASEGTGGAQQVRSSAARDPPARTGEEKSPHRSHQPHPTAATAGNRTGEQRGQRGDDPMAAPSESMGRCALQGPGAVGSRPQFWAWLQGMGIAAAPLRDSITGQHPYSTRDAPEPPGCGTGLC, from the exons ATGGCCACGGGCTCCGTGGGGACAATGCCCGGCGGAGCGGAGCTGCTTGGGTTGCAGGACACGTCCACCACCGCCTCGGCCACCCCGGGCCCCGCTCCCCCGGGGCTGTGGGAAAACGCGTGGctggtggggggggtgggggggtggcaCCAAACTTGGGGAAAGTCGCTCCCCCGGGGCCCGCCCCGACCCCTCCCGGCTTTGAGGGCCGAGCCCGTCCCGGTTTGTGCCGCCAACGCCTCCGAGGGCACCGGCGGGGCTCAACAG gTGAGATCGTCTGCAGCGCGGGACCCGCCCGCCCGCACAGGAG AGGAGAAATCCCCTCATCGCTCCCATCAGCCCCATCCAACAGCAGCCACCGCAGGCAACAGGACAGGGGAGCAGCGGGGACAGCGAGGGGACGACCCCATGGCAGCACCCTCAGAATCCATGGGGAGATGTGCCCTGCAAGGACCTGGTGCTGTGGGTTCGCGGCCACAATTCTGGGCATGGCTCCAGGGGATGGGAATTGCAGCTGCACCCCTGCGTGACTCAATCACGGGACAGCACCCATACTCCACCAGGGATGCTCCAGAGCCTCCTGGATGCG